The Falco rusticolus isolate bFalRus1 chromosome 5, bFalRus1.pri, whole genome shotgun sequence genome has a segment encoding these proteins:
- the BID gene encoding BH3-interacting domain death agonist isoform X1: MEQINGSVQMECALLYTFLEASSDCRFREQLHSLQSQGIVPFLKDSCYYDDEVELQTDGNRSGHLQNGELVFDPEVNEVVQTIAAQLAEIGDRFDKEINARVVNDLMQHFLNKNLSGEEIIRHMSEAVEGLARAIPLDMEQEKGMLVLAMVLTKKIANTMPSLLPRVFNTTVNYIRQQLHNYVVRMLDN; this comes from the exons ATGGAACAG ATCAATGGATCTGTCCAGATGGAGTGTGCACTGCTGTACACCTTCCTGGAGGCATCCTCTGACTGCAGGTTCAGAGAGCAGCTGCATTCCCTGCAAAGCCAGGGGATTGTGCCATTCCTGAAAGACAGCTGCTACTATGATGATGAGGTGGAACTTCAGACCGATGGCAATCGGAGTGGCCACTTGCAGAACGGTGAGCTAG TGTTTGACCCTGAGGTAAATGAAGTTGTCCAGACCATTGCTGCTCAGCTTGCTGAGATTGGAGACCGGTTTGATAAAGAAATCAATGCAAGAGTAGTAAATGACCTAATGCAGCACTTCCTGAACAAGAATCTGTCTGGAGAG GAGATAATCCGGCACATGTCGGAGGCAGTGGAAGGGCTTGCACGAGCCATCCCCTTAGACATGGAACAGGAGAAGGGCATGTTGGTGCTAGCAATGGTCTTAactaaaaaaattgcaaatacaATGCCCTCCCTTCTACCGCGTGTCTTCAACACCACTGTGAACTACAtcaggcagcagctccacaaCTACGTTGTCAGAATG CTGGATAACTGA
- the BID gene encoding BH3-interacting domain death agonist isoform X2, producing the protein MEQINGSVQMECALLYTFLEASSDCRFREQLHSLQSQGIVPFLKDSCYYDDEVELQTDGNRSGHLQNVFDPEVNEVVQTIAAQLAEIGDRFDKEINARVVNDLMQHFLNKNLSGEEIIRHMSEAVEGLARAIPLDMEQEKGMLVLAMVLTKKIANTMPSLLPRVFNTTVNYIRQQLHNYVVRMLDN; encoded by the exons ATGGAACAG ATCAATGGATCTGTCCAGATGGAGTGTGCACTGCTGTACACCTTCCTGGAGGCATCCTCTGACTGCAGGTTCAGAGAGCAGCTGCATTCCCTGCAAAGCCAGGGGATTGTGCCATTCCTGAAAGACAGCTGCTACTATGATGATGAGGTGGAACTTCAGACCGATGGCAATCGGAGTGGCCACTTGCAGAACG TGTTTGACCCTGAGGTAAATGAAGTTGTCCAGACCATTGCTGCTCAGCTTGCTGAGATTGGAGACCGGTTTGATAAAGAAATCAATGCAAGAGTAGTAAATGACCTAATGCAGCACTTCCTGAACAAGAATCTGTCTGGAGAG GAGATAATCCGGCACATGTCGGAGGCAGTGGAAGGGCTTGCACGAGCCATCCCCTTAGACATGGAACAGGAGAAGGGCATGTTGGTGCTAGCAATGGTCTTAactaaaaaaattgcaaatacaATGCCCTCCCTTCTACCGCGTGTCTTCAACACCACTGTGAACTACAtcaggcagcagctccacaaCTACGTTGTCAGAATG CTGGATAACTGA